In one Halorubrum sp. CBA1229 genomic region, the following are encoded:
- a CDS encoding formate/nitrite transporter family protein — translation MSDSQTDSTEQMTSRNILGSLLESALHEMQRERSGLLLSGLSAGLDIGFGPLMMAVILTLSPGSFGDLGTELLLASVYSIGFMFVILGRSELFTEHTTLAVIPVLDGQASFKQLGRLWGLVYVGNLVGGLLFTLLVTLLMPELGVVDPKSFETIALKLVDHDLPWLFVGGVFAGWLMGLLAWLVAAAQDTTARILLVLIVAGTIGLLHLPHSIAGNVEVLFGLIVSDAISLSDYAGFLVLATIGNAFGGAVFVALLKYGHVVRGAN, via the coding sequence GTGAGCGACTCACAGACCGACTCGACGGAGCAGATGACGTCGCGGAACATCCTCGGCTCGCTGCTCGAGAGCGCGCTCCACGAGATGCAGCGGGAGCGCTCCGGACTGCTGCTCTCCGGGCTGTCGGCGGGGCTCGACATCGGCTTCGGCCCGCTGATGATGGCGGTGATCTTAACGCTCTCGCCGGGGAGCTTCGGCGACCTCGGGACCGAGCTGCTGCTGGCGAGCGTCTACTCCATCGGGTTCATGTTCGTCATCCTGGGCCGTTCAGAGCTGTTCACCGAGCACACGACGCTGGCCGTGATCCCGGTGCTCGACGGACAGGCGTCGTTCAAACAGTTGGGCCGGCTCTGGGGGCTGGTGTACGTCGGGAACCTCGTCGGCGGCCTGCTGTTCACCCTGCTCGTGACCCTGTTGATGCCGGAGCTCGGCGTGGTCGACCCCAAGTCGTTCGAGACCATCGCCCTGAAGCTCGTCGACCACGACCTCCCGTGGCTGTTCGTCGGCGGGGTCTTCGCCGGGTGGCTGATGGGGCTGCTGGCGTGGCTCGTGGCGGCGGCACAGGACACGACCGCCCGAATCCTCCTCGTGCTGATCGTCGCCGGCACGATCGGGCTCCTTCACCTCCCGCACTCGATCGCGGGCAACGTCGAGGTGCTGTTCGGGCTGATCGTCTCGGACGCCATCTCGCTGTCCGACTACGCCGGGTTCCTCGTGCTGGCGACGATCGGCAACGCCTTCGGCGGCGCGGTGTTCGTCGCGCTGCTGAAGTACGGCCACGTCGTCCGCGGCGCGAACTGA